The Streptococcaceae bacterium ESL0729 genome has a segment encoding these proteins:
- a CDS encoding HAD family phosphatase, which yields MNKYKAIIFDMDGVLVDTEQFYYDRREEFMTSQGISISHLPPSFFIGGNMKNVWSKILLDDYDKWDLDKLQADYLAHKNNNPLPYKDLLFPDTREVLEALKAAGYRLALASSSTNHDIRTMLSDNDLFDYFEVISSGEDFKETKPNPEIYQVTMDKLGLKPSEVLIIEDSQKGIEAGVAAGASVWAIKDERFGMNQDKATRLFASLSDVKNQLV from the coding sequence ATGAATAAATATAAAGCGATTATTTTCGATATGGACGGTGTCCTTGTAGATACAGAGCAATTTTATTATGACAGGCGTGAAGAATTTATGACTTCACAAGGTATTAGTATTAGCCATTTACCACCTTCATTTTTCATCGGAGGAAATATGAAAAATGTCTGGTCAAAAATCCTTTTAGACGACTATGATAAATGGGATTTGGATAAACTACAGGCAGATTATTTGGCCCACAAAAATAACAATCCCCTGCCTTATAAGGACCTTCTTTTCCCTGATACAAGGGAGGTTTTAGAGGCTTTGAAGGCAGCCGGCTACAGGCTTGCTCTAGCATCAAGCTCTACCAATCATGATATAAGAACCATGCTTTCTGATAATGATTTGTTTGATTATTTTGAGGTCATCTCAAGTGGGGAAGATTTCAAGGAAACTAAACCCAATCCTGAAATCTACCAGGTAACCATGGACAAGCTAGGTCTTAAGCCCAGTGAGGTTTTAATTATTGAGGACAGCCAAAAGGGAATTGAGGCAGGAGTTGCAGCAGGTGCCAGTGTCTGGGCCATAAAGGACGAGAGATTTGGTATGAATCAAGACAAGGCCACAAGACTGTTTGCAAGCCTAAGTGATGTTAAGAATCAGCTAGTCTAA
- the rpoE gene encoding DNA-directed RNA polymerase subunit delta yields the protein MKIKVFEGQNKNELSMIEVAHAMLEQHGKEMEFSVLVNAIQDYLGRSDADIRANLSTFYTDLNTDGSFIPLGGNVWALRAWYAIDEINEEVIALDEVDDEDRPKKKRKKVNAFADIDDVIDYSDDDPEDDDYTEEDIHYDDENPDDEKTEVEAYDSELAEVVVEDDDEDGEYIGEDTDDEDDDEDSEDDK from the coding sequence TTGAAAATAAAAGTATTTGAAGGACAAAATAAGAACGAACTTTCAATGATTGAAGTAGCTCATGCCATGCTTGAGCAACACGGAAAAGAGATGGAGTTTTCTGTTCTTGTAAATGCCATTCAAGATTATCTTGGACGTAGCGATGCTGACATCCGTGCTAACCTTTCAACCTTTTACACTGACCTAAACACTGACGGAAGCTTCATTCCACTAGGTGGAAATGTTTGGGCCCTTCGTGCTTGGTACGCAATTGACGAAATCAATGAGGAAGTAATCGCCCTTGATGAAGTTGATGATGAAGATCGTCCGAAGAAAAAACGCAAGAAGGTTAATGCCTTTGCTGACATCGATGATGTTATTGACTACTCTGATGATGATCCTGAAGATGATGACTACACTGAAGAAGACATTCATTATGATGATGAAAATCCTGATGATGAGAAGACTGAAGTTGAAGCTTATGATTCAGAACTTGCTGAGGTTGTCGTTGAAGATGATGACGAAGACGGTGAGTACATCGGTGAAGATACTGACGATGAAGATGATGACGAAGACAGTGAAGACGACAAATAA
- the sufD gene encoding Fe-S cluster assembly protein SufD, whose amino-acid sequence MKEKYKEYKTSVEKFSKFKNEPAWMTELRLDALDKADELKLPLIERVKYERWPLFDFDKTNLCQSDELEMDAATEEFSHGTLIQKATAKASVHLTEELTQAGVIFMDLFEAMKEYPDLVQKYYMTRAVKVDEDKMTAAHAAFMNGGAFLYVPKDVVIKEPLESLFYGGSTNDRDFRHVLIVAGANSKFSYLERFQEVPEGQGPKTAANIIVEVIAEAGAQIKFSAIDQLGANYTSYMNRRGHLDRDASIDWAIGVMNEGNVVADFDSDLMGDGSHARIKAVAVSTGKQIQGIDTRVTNYGKNSVGHILQHGVILEAGTLTFNGIGHIIRGAKGADAQQESRVLMLSDKARSDANPILLIDENDVTAGHAASIGQVDPEDMYYLQSRGLDTDTAERLVIRGFLGSVITEIPLKEVQAEMVQVIDRKLDKR is encoded by the coding sequence ATGAAGGAAAAATATAAGGAATACAAGACTTCGGTTGAAAAATTCTCTAAATTTAAGAATGAACCTGCTTGGATGACTGAGCTCCGTTTAGATGCTCTTGATAAGGCAGACGAGCTTAAGCTTCCACTTATTGAGCGTGTTAAGTATGAACGCTGGCCACTTTTTGACTTTGATAAAACTAACCTTTGTCAAAGTGATGAGCTTGAGATGGATGCTGCAACTGAGGAATTTAGCCATGGAACCCTGATTCAAAAGGCAACTGCTAAGGCATCTGTTCACCTAACAGAAGAATTAACCCAAGCTGGTGTTATCTTCATGGACTTATTTGAAGCCATGAAGGAATATCCTGATTTAGTTCAAAAATACTACATGACTCGTGCAGTTAAGGTTGATGAAGACAAGATGACAGCAGCTCACGCAGCCTTTATGAACGGAGGAGCCTTCCTTTACGTACCAAAGGATGTTGTTATTAAAGAACCCCTTGAGTCACTTTTCTACGGAGGTTCTACAAATGACCGTGACTTTAGACACGTTTTGATTGTAGCGGGAGCAAATAGTAAATTCTCATACCTTGAACGTTTCCAAGAAGTTCCTGAAGGACAGGGACCAAAAACTGCGGCTAATATCATTGTTGAGGTTATTGCTGAAGCGGGAGCTCAGATTAAATTCTCAGCCATTGACCAGCTTGGAGCCAACTATACAAGCTATATGAACCGTCGTGGTCACCTAGACCGTGATGCATCAATTGACTGGGCCATTGGTGTCATGAATGAGGGAAATGTTGTTGCAGACTTTGATTCAGACCTTATGGGAGACGGAAGTCATGCAAGAATTAAGGCTGTGGCTGTATCGACTGGTAAGCAAATCCAAGGGATTGATACCCGCGTTACCAACTACGGTAAAAATTCAGTCGGACACATCCTCCAACACGGTGTAATCCTTGAAGCTGGAACTCTAACATTCAACGGAATTGGTCATATTATTCGTGGTGCCAAGGGTGCTGACGCTCAACAAGAGAGCCGTGTTCTTATGCTTTCAGACAAGGCTCGTAGTGATGCCAACCCAATTCTTCTAATTGATGAAAATGATGTAACAGCAGGACATGCTGCCTCAATCGGGCAGGTTGACCCAGAGGATATGTACTACCTTCAAAGTCGTGGACTTGATACTGATACAGCAGAAAGACTTGTCATCCGTGGCTTCCTAGGTTCTGTTATCACAGAAATTCCTCTAAAAGAAGTACAAGCTGAGATGGTTCAAGTTATTGATAGGAAGCTGGACAAGAGATGA
- a CDS encoding cysteine desulfurase, which translates to MIDAHQIRKDFPILDQIVNDEPLIYLDNAATTQKPKAVLDKLRAYYEHDNANVHRGVHTLAERATHDYEAAREKVRSFIGAGSTKEVIFTRGTTTSLNWIATYAGQVLQEGDEIVISIMEHHSNIVPWQEAAKKTGAILKYVYLDDKGELDMAGLYDAIGDKTKFVSITHASNLLGVINPVKEIASHAHKHGALMVVDGAQSVPHMKIDVRDLDCDFFAFSGHKMIAPTGIGVLYGKESLLKEMTPLEFGGEMIDFVYEQSSSFKDLPWKFEAGTPNISGAIGLGAAIDYLENIGMDEIHAYEAELVSYLMPKLHEISGLTIYGPRDLSKRSGVIAFNLDNIHPHDVATALDMEGVAVRAGHHCAQPLNNYLNVAATARASLYFYNTKEDCDKLVDALLKTKEFFNGTF; encoded by the coding sequence ATGATTGATGCCCATCAAATTCGCAAGGATTTTCCCATCCTAGATCAAATCGTTAATGATGAGCCCTTAATCTATCTGGATAATGCAGCAACCACCCAAAAACCCAAGGCTGTTTTAGACAAGCTTAGAGCCTACTATGAACATGATAATGCCAATGTTCACAGGGGTGTTCATACTTTAGCTGAGCGTGCGACCCATGATTATGAAGCTGCAAGAGAGAAGGTTAGAAGCTTTATTGGAGCTGGGTCAACCAAAGAAGTCATCTTTACTAGGGGGACAACAACCTCCCTTAACTGGATTGCTACTTATGCTGGTCAGGTTCTTCAAGAGGGAGACGAGATTGTAATCTCTATCATGGAGCATCATTCAAATATTGTTCCCTGGCAGGAGGCTGCTAAAAAAACAGGAGCCATCCTCAAGTATGTCTACCTTGATGACAAGGGAGAACTTGACATGGCAGGACTTTATGATGCCATCGGTGATAAGACAAAATTTGTATCCATCACCCATGCCTCAAACCTTCTAGGAGTAATCAATCCTGTCAAGGAAATAGCCAGTCATGCTCATAAACATGGGGCCTTGATGGTCGTTGATGGAGCCCAATCTGTCCCTCATATGAAGATTGATGTTAGGGATTTGGATTGTGACTTCTTTGCCTTCTCAGGTCATAAGATGATTGCACCGACAGGAATTGGCGTCCTTTACGGGAAGGAAAGTCTTCTAAAGGAGATGACCCCTCTTGAATTTGGTGGGGAGATGATTGACTTTGTCTATGAACAAAGCTCAAGCTTTAAGGATTTACCTTGGAAGTTTGAAGCTGGTACCCCTAATATCTCTGGAGCTATCGGTCTTGGTGCAGCCATTGACTACTTGGAAAACATCGGTATGGACGAAATTCATGCCTATGAGGCAGAGCTTGTAAGCTATCTGATGCCCAAGCTCCATGAGATTTCAGGACTTACCATCTATGGACCCCGTGATCTATCAAAGAGAAGTGGCGTTATTGCCTTTAATCTTGATAACATCCACCCCCATGATGTAGCTACAGCCCTTGATATGGAAGGAGTTGCAGTAAGGGCAGGCCACCACTGTGCCCAGCCTTTAAACAACTACCTAAATGTAGCTGCAACTGCAAGAGCCAGCCTTTATTTTTACAATACCAAGGAGGACTGTGACAAACTTGTCGACGCCCTCTTAAAGACAAAGGAGTTTTTCAATGGCACTTTCTAG
- a CDS encoding SUF system NifU family Fe-S cluster assembly protein — protein sequence MALSRLDNLYRAVILDHSSHPHNRGVLESATQIDLNNPTCGDVIKLSVDFEDDKISQIAFEGNGCTISTASASMMTEAVLGKTRDEARALADIFSDMVQGKDDPDQDKLGEAKLLAGVAKFPQRIKCATLAWNALKKALDNQEALAVNLDEH from the coding sequence ATGGCACTTTCTAGACTAGATAATCTATACCGGGCAGTGATTTTAGACCATTCAAGCCATCCACATAATAGGGGAGTTCTTGAATCAGCCACACAGATTGATTTGAATAATCCAACTTGTGGGGATGTAATCAAGCTTTCAGTTGACTTTGAAGATGATAAAATCTCTCAAATTGCCTTTGAAGGAAACGGCTGTACTATTTCAACAGCCAGTGCTTCAATGATGACAGAAGCTGTTCTTGGTAAAACAAGAGACGAGGCCAGGGCTTTGGCTGATATTTTTTCAGATATGGTTCAAGGTAAAGATGACCCAGATCAGGATAAATTAGGCGAAGCCAAACTTCTAGCAGGTGTTGCCAAATTCCCTCAAAGGATAAAGTGTGCAACCCTTGCTTGGAATGCCCTTAAAAAGGCCCTTGATAATCAAGAAGCCCTAGCAGTAAACTTAGACGAACATTAA
- a CDS encoding aspartate kinase: MKVVKFGGSSVASGSQIKKIFNIVKSDPQRKFVVVSAPGKRFPEDTKVTDALIKYYNSVKAQDGILESQEWLINRYKEIIEELKLPETTLLTIKKNITDLADLDLENNKFAYDSFLAAGENNNAILIAQYFNQEGLKASYINPKEAGIIVSKEPGNARLLESSSDKIKKIRDYEGILVIPGFFGVTEDDQICTFSRGGSDITGSLIAAGVGASIYENFTDVDGIFSAHPGIIENPNSIEELTYTEMRELSYAGFSVLHDEALIPAYRAGIPIVIKNTNNPDHPGTKITTKREVSKTPVIGIAAEGDFLSINIEKYLMNREVGFGRKVLQSLEDLNIRFEHMPTGIDNLSVIVRNRFLTTDFEDTIITSLSQELQPDTISIEKDLSIIVIVGEDMKEHIGVTSTATKALSDAGINLEMLSQGSSEVSVMFVVKGEQEQEAITALYNAFFK, from the coding sequence ATGAAGGTAGTTAAATTTGGAGGTTCATCAGTTGCTAGTGGAAGTCAGATTAAGAAGATTTTCAACATTGTTAAAAGCGACCCACAGCGTAAGTTTGTTGTAGTCAGTGCACCAGGAAAAAGATTTCCTGAGGATACCAAGGTAACTGATGCCTTGATTAAGTACTACAACAGTGTTAAGGCTCAAGACGGGATTTTAGAAAGCCAAGAATGGCTAATAAACAGATATAAGGAAATCATCGAGGAACTTAAGCTACCTGAGACTACCCTTCTTACCATCAAGAAAAATATCACAGACCTTGCTGATTTAGACCTTGAAAATAATAAGTTTGCTTACGATAGCTTCTTGGCCGCTGGTGAAAATAATAATGCCATTTTAATTGCCCAGTATTTCAACCAAGAGGGCTTAAAAGCAAGCTATATCAATCCCAAGGAGGCAGGAATTATTGTCAGTAAGGAGCCTGGCAATGCCCGCCTCCTTGAATCAAGCTCTGATAAGATTAAAAAAATTAGAGATTACGAGGGGATTTTGGTCATTCCAGGTTTCTTTGGGGTAACTGAAGATGATCAGATTTGTACCTTCTCCCGTGGGGGGAGTGACATTACCGGAAGCCTTATTGCAGCAGGTGTTGGAGCAAGTATCTATGAGAACTTCACCGACGTTGACGGTATCTTTTCAGCCCATCCTGGTATCATAGAAAATCCCAACTCAATTGAGGAGCTGACCTATACTGAGATGCGAGAGTTATCCTACGCTGGCTTTTCTGTCCTACATGATGAAGCTCTTATTCCAGCCTACCGTGCGGGTATCCCAATCGTTATCAAGAACACCAACAACCCAGATCATCCTGGAACAAAGATTACCACCAAAAGGGAGGTCAGTAAGACTCCTGTTATTGGAATAGCTGCTGAAGGCGACTTCCTAAGTATCAATATTGAAAAGTACCTCATGAATAGGGAGGTGGGCTTTGGACGCAAGGTTTTACAAAGTTTAGAAGACTTAAATATCCGCTTTGAGCATATGCCAACTGGGATTGATAACCTCTCGGTCATTGTTAGAAACCGCTTTTTAACGACTGATTTTGAGGACACAATCATCACCAGCCTGAGTCAGGAATTACAGCCAGACACAATCAGCATTGAAAAGGATCTTTCCATCATTGTAATCGTTGGTGAGGACATGAAGGAGCACATTGGGGTAACCTCTACTGCTACCAAGGCCCTGTCTGATGCTGGTATCAACTTAGAGATGCTTAGCCAAGGGTCAAGTGAGGTATCTGTCATGTTTGTTGTCAAAGGTGAGCAGGAACAAGAAGCTATCACAGCCTTATATAATGCCTTCTTTAAATAA
- a CDS encoding adaptor protein MecA: MELENINENTIKIKMTFDDLRERGINLSEFLTNQDAVEELFYDISSELDITEQFLESDVVSFQVRPNSKGIDLMVRGEKVDMDEIEFPSDPEEFTKAIENMIKNRTEGGDHPEFPEISQAAEFMFGPDGSHKKEEEPEEKELPEFTYFTLKFRQLDDAIDMAKAVNQEVEESELYKYADKYYMTILQNQKLKGRDFVKGVYAQMLEFGQDEKTPRETLVEYGRPIFEYDALELLRQM; this comes from the coding sequence ATGGAATTAGAAAACATTAATGAAAATACAATCAAAATAAAGATGACATTTGACGACCTACGTGAGCGGGGAATAAATCTTTCTGAGTTTCTAACCAATCAAGACGCTGTTGAGGAGTTGTTTTATGACATCTCATCTGAGCTTGATATAACAGAGCAATTTTTAGAAAGTGACGTTGTAAGCTTTCAGGTAAGACCAAATTCTAAGGGAATTGACTTGATGGTAAGAGGTGAAAAGGTTGATATGGATGAGATAGAATTTCCATCAGATCCTGAAGAGTTCACAAAAGCCATTGAAAATATGATTAAAAACCGCACTGAAGGTGGCGATCATCCAGAATTTCCAGAGATTAGCCAGGCCGCTGAATTCATGTTTGGCCCTGATGGTAGTCATAAGAAGGAAGAAGAGCCTGAAGAGAAGGAACTACCTGAATTTACCTATTTTACCTTGAAATTTAGGCAGCTTGATGATGCCATTGATATGGCAAAGGCCGTTAATCAAGAGGTTGAAGAGAGTGAGCTTTATAAGTACGCCGACAAGTATTATATGACAATTTTGCAAAATCAAAAGCTTAAGGGGCGTGATTTTGTCAAGGGTGTCTATGCTCAGATGCTTGAATTTGGCCAGGATGAAAAGACTCCAAGGGAGACTTTGGTTGAATATGGTAGGCCTATCTTTGAGTATGATGCCCTAGAACTACTAAGGCAGATGTAA
- a CDS encoding MraY family glycosyltransferase, which yields MPFILKYLIVLGSTFLISLVVTPFVIKFAKKIGAVDNPNARRINKVPMPSAGGLAIFISFSFTSLFILPQIVGNIEGPHGFLTYLTYVIPLILSSLIIIVTGLIDDVKELSPKWKMFGIVLASISIWTFSKFRFDNFKIPFGGPLLEFPWWLSLILTIIWIASITNAVNIIDGLDGLASGVSLISLLTMGIVAYAFLGNINVYLPITIFILVAAIAGFLPYNFNPAKVYLGDTGALYLGFMISVLSLQGLKNATAVAVLTPMIILGVPVTDTLAAIIRRKLNNQKVSEADKMHLHHRLLGIGLSHRAAVLVIYGIALIFSIISIILNFSSRIGGILLLVASLLGLEILLESLGVWGEKRQPLLNLFTYVEGPHDQPKKEEKNNKSE from the coding sequence ATGCCCTTTATTTTGAAATATTTAATCGTTTTAGGCTCAACTTTTTTGATAAGTTTAGTCGTAACCCCCTTTGTAATAAAATTTGCCAAAAAAATTGGTGCCGTTGATAACCCTAATGCTAGAAGAATTAATAAGGTACCCATGCCCAGTGCTGGTGGTCTTGCTATTTTTATTTCCTTTAGCTTTACAAGCCTCTTTATCCTGCCACAAATTGTCGGAAATATTGAAGGCCCCCACGGCTTTTTGACCTACCTGACCTATGTCATCCCCCTTATTTTATCGAGTTTGATTATTATAGTTACGGGGCTTATTGATGATGTGAAGGAGCTTTCGCCCAAGTGGAAGATGTTTGGCATTGTTCTTGCATCCATCAGTATTTGGACCTTTTCAAAGTTTCGTTTTGATAACTTTAAAATTCCCTTTGGTGGCCCCCTTCTTGAATTTCCCTGGTGGTTGTCCTTAATTTTAACCATTATTTGGATTGCATCAATTACCAATGCCGTAAATATTATTGATGGCTTGGACGGTCTGGCAAGTGGCGTGTCTTTAATCAGCCTTTTAACCATGGGAATTGTTGCCTATGCCTTTCTTGGTAATATCAATGTTTACTTGCCTATTACCATCTTTATTCTGGTCGCAGCCATCGCAGGCTTCTTGCCCTATAACTTTAATCCAGCTAAGGTTTACCTGGGAGATACAGGAGCCTTGTACCTGGGTTTTATGATTTCTGTTCTAAGCCTTCAGGGTCTTAAAAACGCGACAGCAGTGGCTGTTTTGACTCCAATGATTATCCTTGGAGTGCCTGTTACAGATACTTTGGCAGCCATCATCAGAAGAAAGCTTAACAACCAGAAGGTATCCGAAGCTGATAAGATGCATCTGCACCATAGGCTTTTGGGAATTGGTCTTAGCCATAGGGCAGCTGTCCTTGTGATTTATGGTATCGCTCTGATCTTTTCAATCATTTCAATTATCTTAAACTTTTCGAGCAGAATTGGAGGAATCCTCCTTCTAGTAGCTAGTCTTTTAGGTCTTGAAATCCTTCTTGAATCCCTGGGTGTCTGGGGAGAGAAAAGGCAGCCCCTTCTCAACCTGTTTACCTATGTTGAAGGGCCCCATGACCAGCCCAAGAAAGAGGAAAAAAACAATAAGAGTGAATAA
- the sufC gene encoding Fe-S cluster assembly ATPase SufC, with protein sequence MSVLEIKDLHVRIEDKEILKGVNLVINTNEIHAIMGPNGTGKSTLSAAIMGNPNYEVTQGEILFDGENILELEVDERARLGLFLAMQYPSEIPGITNAEFMRAAMNARRDEDDKISVLDFIKKLDKNMDLLNMHEDMAERYLNEGFSGGEKKRNEILQLLMLEPTFAILDEIDSGLDIDALKVVSKGINAMRGEDFGALIITHYQRLLNYITPDVVHIMMEGRVVMTGTADLARRLEAEGYSGISRELGIDYKEDEA encoded by the coding sequence ATGTCAGTTTTAGAAATTAAAGATTTACACGTGAGAATTGAGGACAAGGAAATCTTAAAGGGAGTTAACCTTGTAATCAATACAAATGAAATCCATGCCATCATGGGACCAAATGGAACAGGGAAATCAACCCTTTCAGCAGCCATTATGGGTAATCCAAACTATGAGGTAACCCAAGGGGAAATCCTGTTTGATGGAGAGAATATCCTTGAACTTGAAGTTGATGAAAGAGCCCGCCTTGGACTTTTCCTAGCCATGCAGTATCCAAGTGAAATCCCAGGAATCACAAATGCTGAATTCATGCGTGCAGCCATGAATGCCCGCCGTGATGAAGATGATAAAATTTCAGTTTTAGACTTTATCAAAAAACTTGATAAAAACATGGATCTGTTAAACATGCATGAGGATATGGCTGAGCGTTACCTTAACGAAGGATTCTCAGGTGGTGAGAAAAAACGTAATGAAATCCTTCAACTTCTAATGCTTGAGCCAACATTTGCCATCCTTGATGAGATTGACTCAGGTCTTGATATCGATGCCCTAAAGGTTGTATCAAAAGGAATCAATGCCATGCGTGGAGAAGATTTTGGTGCCCTTATCATCACCCACTACCAACGTCTACTTAACTACATCACACCTGATGTTGTCCACATCATGATGGAAGGTCGTGTTGTAATGACAGGAACAGCTGACTTAGCCCGCCGTCTTGAAGCTGAAGGATACTCAGGAATCAGCCGTGAATTAGGTATTGACTACAAAGAAGACGAAGCTTAA
- the sufB gene encoding Fe-S cluster assembly protein SufB, whose translation MAGVPELQEYKYGFHDDVNPIYSTGKGLTEEIVRQISAEKNEPEWMLDFRLKSFEAFNKMSLPDWGPGLDDVDFDDIIYYQKPSDKPARDWDDVPEKIKETFEKIGIPEAERAYLAGASAQYESEVVYHNMKDEFTKLGIIFTDTDSALKEYPEIFKKYFAKLVPPSDNKLAALNSAVWSGGTFIYVPKGVKVDVPLQTYFRINNENTGQFERTLIVVDEGASVHYVEGCTAPTYSSNSLHAAVVEIFALEGAYVRYSTIQNWSDNVFNLVTKRARALDNATVEWIDGNLGAKKTMKYPAVYLDGPGARGTMLSIAFANEGQIQDTGAKMIHNAPHTSSSIVSKSIAKGGGEVNYRGQVTFGKPSKKSVSHIECDTIIMDDISKSDTVPFNEIHNSQVALEHEAKVSKISEEQLYYLMSRGLSEGEATEMIVMGFVEPFTKELPMEYAVELNRLISYEMEGSVG comes from the coding sequence ATGGCAGGAGTACCTGAACTACAAGAGTATAAATACGGCTTTCACGATGACGTAAACCCGATTTATTCAACAGGAAAAGGACTAACAGAAGAGATTGTCCGCCAAATTTCCGCAGAAAAAAATGAACCTGAATGGATGCTTGACTTCCGTTTGAAATCTTTTGAGGCCTTTAATAAAATGAGCCTTCCAGATTGGGGACCAGGATTAGATGATGTTGATTTCGACGATATTATCTACTACCAAAAACCATCTGACAAGCCAGCTCGTGACTGGGATGACGTTCCAGAAAAAATCAAGGAAACATTCGAGAAAATCGGTATCCCTGAAGCAGAGCGTGCCTATCTTGCCGGAGCAAGTGCCCAGTATGAGAGTGAAGTGGTTTACCACAACATGAAGGATGAGTTTACAAAGCTTGGAATTATCTTTACAGATACTGACTCAGCCCTTAAAGAATATCCTGAAATCTTTAAAAAATACTTCGCAAAACTTGTACCACCATCAGACAACAAGCTTGCAGCCCTAAACTCTGCCGTTTGGTCAGGTGGAACCTTCATCTATGTACCAAAAGGTGTTAAGGTCGATGTACCTCTTCAAACTTACTTCCGTATCAACAATGAAAATACTGGTCAGTTTGAGCGTACCCTTATCGTTGTTGACGAGGGAGCAAGCGTTCACTATGTTGAAGGATGTACAGCACCAACTTACTCATCAAACAGCCTCCATGCGGCGGTTGTTGAAATCTTTGCCCTTGAAGGTGCCTATGTTCGTTATTCGACCATCCAAAACTGGTCAGACAACGTCTTCAACCTAGTTACCAAACGTGCCCGTGCCCTTGATAATGCAACAGTTGAGTGGATTGACGGAAACCTTGGTGCTAAAAAAACTATGAAGTATCCAGCTGTTTATCTTGATGGACCTGGAGCTCGTGGTACCATGCTTTCAATTGCCTTCGCTAACGAAGGACAAATCCAGGACACTGGAGCCAAGATGATTCACAATGCCCCACATACATCTTCATCAATTGTTTCAAAATCAATTGCTAAAGGTGGTGGTGAGGTTAACTACCGAGGCCAGGTAACTTTTGGTAAGCCAAGTAAAAAATCAGTATCCCACATTGAATGTGACACTATCATCATGGATGACATTTCAAAATCAGATACTGTACCATTTAATGAAATCCATAATAGCCAAGTTGCCCTTGAGCATGAGGCTAAGGTTTCAAAAATTTCAGAAGAACAACTCTACTACCTCATGAGCCGCGGGCTTAGTGAAGGAGAAGCAACAGAGATGATCGTCATGGGATTTGTGGAACCCT